In a single window of the Canis lupus familiaris isolate Mischka breed German Shepherd chromosome 2, alternate assembly UU_Cfam_GSD_1.0, whole genome shotgun sequence genome:
- the LOC100686580 gene encoding cytochrome c oxidase subunit 6B1-like: protein MVEDIKTKIKNYQAAPFDSCFPNQNQTRNCWWNYLDFHHCEKAMSAAKGGDVSVHKGHRHVYKSLCAISWLSAWNDHQAEGMFLGNI, encoded by the coding sequence ATGGTGGAAGACATCAAGACCAAAATCAAGAACTACCAGGCTGCCCCTTTTGACAGCTGCTTCCCCAACCAGAACCAGACCAGGAACTGCTGGTGGAACTACCTGGACTTCCACCACTGTGAAAAGGCAATGTCTGCTGCTAAAGGGGGTGATGTCTCCGTGCATAAAGGACACCGGCATGTGTACAAGTCCCTCTGCGCCATATCCTGGTTGTCAGCCTGGAATGACCACCAAGCAGAAGGCATGTTTCTTGGGAACATCTGA